The Dreissena polymorpha isolate Duluth1 chromosome 10, UMN_Dpol_1.0, whole genome shotgun sequence genome includes a region encoding these proteins:
- the LOC127849086 gene encoding uncharacterized protein LOC127849086: protein MLRIKLKSPTSRGPTHARRRLYSSTTLTRAYMAVKEDNIPVYRASKIYGVPLTTLRDRVDSRVSVDSVKNGPAPLLSLSEEQLLVEHVKGLARVGYGYTRAEICYKASDFAVYLGKRGREEKPLSLKWFYGFMGRWPELKVVKPFGLPEQRARCASKEVILNYFEELKTIFDKYELHNKPHLVYNIDEKGINTEYRPPNIVAGFDARPQVVMAERSKTVTVIGGGNALGSQIPPFFVFPGQRMLPELMVGKSEGTEGMMTQSGWSNSEVFLRYMKTHFLKYAMGRNQEDTTLVLYDGHKSHISIELIEWAKENRIMLFVLPPHCSHILKPMDVGCFGPFQKKYNQECLTYSRLHTNNAIDAVTSLGDAIAPSELYAATCEKLASGADNIIQHEPDINDGAKFFSDFPTEVSKKVSKPRRNIHKLVGGKAMTEDKTFNDVRQYIAESANRPSTAGKATTTGSPVAGPSRAIQTSDDDSMSLDEDVTDDEKCCVCKKYNCTSKDGQSLAIYTWAQCDVCQHWTHLKYCTPVRVVRRNTSFKCPCC from the exons ATGCTGCGAATTAAG cTTAAATCTCCGACTTCCCGCGGACCCACGCATGCAAGGCGGCGTTTGTATTCATCGACAACTCTAACTAGGGCATACATGGCAGTTAAAGAGGATAATATCCCCGTATATAGGGCTTCAAAGATATATGGAGTGCCTCTTACCACGTTGCGCGATCGCGTAGACAGTAGAGTGTCGGTTGATAGCGTAAAAAATGGACCCGCACCGCTGCTTAGCCTCAGTGAGGAACAGCTACTGGTCGAGCATGTGAAAGGTCTAGCGCGTGTCGGGTACGGGTACACTCGGGCAGAAATATGCTACAAGGCGTCCGACTTCGCTGTTTACCTTGGAAAACGGGGAAGGGAAGAGAAACCACTCAGTCTCAAATGGTTCTATGGCTTCATGGGCAGGTGGCCAGAACTCAAAGTTGTTAAGCCATTCGGACTTCCTGAACAACGAGCAAGGTGTGCTTCTAAGGAAGTGATCCTGAACTACTTTGAAGAACTGAAAACTATCTTCGACAAGTACGAGTTGCACAACAAACCTCACCTTGTGTACAACATCGACGAAAAGGgtataaataccgaatatagACCACCAAATATTGTAGCTGGCTTCGATGCACGTCCTCAAGTGGTGATGGCCGAACGATCGAAAACGGTGACAGTGATCGGCGGAGGAAATGCTCTTGGTTCCCAGATACCGCCATTCTTTGTATTTCCCGGTCAACGGATGCTACCGGAGCTTATGGTCGGAAAGAGTGAAGGGACTGAAGGCATGATGACGCAATCTGGTTGGTCAAACAGCGAAGTGTTTCTTCGCTATATGAAGACACACTTCTTGAAATATGCCATGGGACGCAACCAAGAAGATACCACATTGGTGTTGTACGATGGCCACAAGAGTCACATCTCCATTGAACTCATTGAATGGGCAAAAGAGAACAGAATAATGCTATTCGTTCTACCACCTCACTGTTCCCATATTTTAAAGCCCATGGATGTCGGTTGTTTCGGCCCATTCCAAAAGAAATACAACCAGGAATGTTTAACGTACTCCAGACTGCACACCAAT AATGCCATTGATGCGGTGACTAGTCTTGGCGATGCCATAGCACCTTCAGAGCTGTATGCAGCCACCTGTGAAAAGCTGGCTTCTGGTGCGGATAACATTATCCAACATGAGCCTGACATAAACGACGGTGCAAAGTTCTTCAGTGACTTCCCCACTGAAGTTTCGAAGAAAGTGTCCAAACCCCGCCGAAATATCCACAAGCTTGTTGGTGGCAAAGCAATGACGGAAGACAAAACGTTCAACGATGTGCGTCAATACATTGCCGAGTCCGCCAACCGCCCATCGACCGCTGGCAAGGCAACAACTACAGGCAGTCCAGTAGCAGGACCATCACGTGCAATACAGACCAGTGATGATGACTCCATGTCCTTAGATGAAGATGTGACGGACGATGAGAAATGTTGCGTGTGCAAGAAGTACAACTGCACTTCAAAAGATGGACAGTCTCTTGCAATTTACACATGGGCGCAATGTGATGTATGCCAACACTGGACACACCTTAAATACTGCACACCAGTCAGAGTAGTCCGGAGAAACACCTCTTTCAAATGCCCATGttgttaa